The following are from one region of the Hemitrygon akajei chromosome 31, sHemAka1.3, whole genome shotgun sequence genome:
- the eif3s6ip gene encoding eukaryotic translation initiation factor 3 subunit L isoform X2 → MSGFVDEYATDYDPYAYNVDYDLHTGDPKQDLAYERQYEQQTYHVIPEVIKNFIQYFHKTVTDLIDQKVYELQSNRVSSDMIEQKLYEIQDIYENSWNKLTERFFKNSPWPEAEAIASICRNDAVFLILYKELYYRHIYAKVSGGPTLEQRFESYYNYCNLFNYILNADGPVPLELPNQWLWDIIDEFIYQFQSFSQYRCKTAKKSDEEIEFLRSNPKIWNVHSVLNVLHSLVDKSNINRQLEVYTSGGDPESVAGEYGRHSLYKMLGYFSLVGLLRLHSLLGDYYQAIKVLENIELNKKSMYSRVPECQVTTYYYVGFAYLMMRRYQDSIRVFANILLYIQRTKNMFQRSTYKYEMINKQNEQMHSLLAIALTLYPMRIDESIHTQLREKYGDKMLRMQKGEMQIFEELFSFACPKFLSPVVPNYESLHANYHKEPFLQQLKVFMDEVQQQAVLSTIRSFLKLYTTMPVIKLAGFLDMTEQEFRINLLVFKHKMKNLVWTSGISALDGEFQSASEVDFYIDKDMIHIADTKVARRYGDFFIRQIHKFEELNRSLKKINPR, encoded by the exons ATGTCGGGGTTTGTGGATGAGTACGCGACAGAT TACGATCCGTATGCCTACAATGTGGACTACGACCTTCATACTG GAGATCCCAAGCAGGACCTTGCTTACGAGCGACAGTATGAACAGCAAACATACCACGTGATCCCTGAAGTAATTAAAAATTTTATCCAATATTTCCACAAAACTGTCACGGACCTGATTGATCAGAAGGTCTACGAACTACAGTCCAACCGCGTGTCCAGTGACATGATCGAACAGAAGCTTTATGAGATTCAGGATATCTATGAAAACAG CTGGAATAAACTGACCGAGAGATTCTTCAAAAACTCTCCCTGGCCAGAAGCAGAAGCTATTGCCTCCATATGTCGAAATG ATGCCGTCTTTCTTATTCTATACAAGGAGCTCTACTACAGGCATATTTATGCTAAAGTTAGC GGTGGACCTACATTGGAACAGAGGTTTGAATCTTACTACAATTACTGCAATCTGTTCAACTACATTCTCA ATGCCGATGGTCCTGTTCCCCTAGAACTCCCCAATCAGTGGCTATGGGACATCATTGATGAGTTCATTTACCAG TTCCAATCTTTCAGTCAGTACCGCTGTAAAACAGCCAAGAAGTCAGACGAGGAGATTGAATTCCTGCGGTCGAATCCGAAGATCTGGAATGTTCACAGTGTCCTCAACGTCTTGCATTCCCTAGTGGATAAATCTAACATTAACCGTCAGCTAGAAGTCTACACCAGTGGAG GAGACCCTGAGAGTGTTGCTGGGGAGTATGGTCGTCACTCCCTGTATAAGATGCTGGGTTATTTCAGCTTGGTGGGCCTCCTGCGTCTCCATTCACTGCTTGGGGATTACTATCAGGCCATTAAAGTGCTTGAGAACATCGAACTCAATAAAAAG AGTATGTACTCACGGGTGCCAGAATGTCAAGTCACGACCTATTACTACGTGGGCTTTGCCTATTTGATGATGCGCCGTTACCAGGATTCGATCCGCGTGTTTGCCAATATCTTGTTGTACATCCAGAGAACCAAGAACATGTTTCAGCGCTCAACCTACAAATACGAAATG ATAAACAAGCAGAATGAACAGATGCACAGTCTGTTGGCAATCGCTTTGACCCTATACCCAATGAGAATCGACGAGAGCATCCACACCCAGCTGCGAGAGAAGTATGGGGACAAGATGCTGCGTATGCAGAAAGG AGAGATGCAGATATTTGAGGAGCTATTCAGTTTTGCCTGTCCCAAGTTCTTGTCACCAGTGGTACCAAATTATGAGTCACTCCATGCCAACTATCACAAGGAGCCGTTCCTGCAGCAACTGAAAGTGTTTATGGACGAGGTACAGCAGCAGGCGGTACTTTCCACCATCCGGAG TTTCCTGAAGTTGTACACCACAATGCCTGTCATCAAGCTAGCTGGATTCCTAGACATGACGGAGCAGGAATTTCGCATCAACCTCCTGGTCTTCAAGCACAAGATGAAGAACCTGGTATGGACAAGTGGGATTTCGGCCCTCGATGGTGAATTTCAGTCTGCTTCTGAGGTGGACTTCTATATTGACAAG GACATGATCCACATTGCAGATACCAAAGTGGCTAGGCGATACGGAGACTTCTTCATCAGGCAGATTCACAAGTTTGAGGAG CTCAACCGAAGCCTGAAGAAAATCAACCCACGATAA
- the eif3s6ip gene encoding eukaryotic translation initiation factor 3 subunit L isoform X1 encodes MSGFVDEYATDQYDPYAYNVDYDLHTGDPKQDLAYERQYEQQTYHVIPEVIKNFIQYFHKTVTDLIDQKVYELQSNRVSSDMIEQKLYEIQDIYENSWNKLTERFFKNSPWPEAEAIASICRNDAVFLILYKELYYRHIYAKVSGGPTLEQRFESYYNYCNLFNYILNADGPVPLELPNQWLWDIIDEFIYQFQSFSQYRCKTAKKSDEEIEFLRSNPKIWNVHSVLNVLHSLVDKSNINRQLEVYTSGGDPESVAGEYGRHSLYKMLGYFSLVGLLRLHSLLGDYYQAIKVLENIELNKKSMYSRVPECQVTTYYYVGFAYLMMRRYQDSIRVFANILLYIQRTKNMFQRSTYKYEMINKQNEQMHSLLAIALTLYPMRIDESIHTQLREKYGDKMLRMQKGEMQIFEELFSFACPKFLSPVVPNYESLHANYHKEPFLQQLKVFMDEVQQQAVLSTIRSFLKLYTTMPVIKLAGFLDMTEQEFRINLLVFKHKMKNLVWTSGISALDGEFQSASEVDFYIDKDMIHIADTKVARRYGDFFIRQIHKFEELNRSLKKINPR; translated from the exons ATGTCGGGGTTTGTGGATGAGTACGCGACAGAT CAGTACGATCCGTATGCCTACAATGTGGACTACGACCTTCATACTG GAGATCCCAAGCAGGACCTTGCTTACGAGCGACAGTATGAACAGCAAACATACCACGTGATCCCTGAAGTAATTAAAAATTTTATCCAATATTTCCACAAAACTGTCACGGACCTGATTGATCAGAAGGTCTACGAACTACAGTCCAACCGCGTGTCCAGTGACATGATCGAACAGAAGCTTTATGAGATTCAGGATATCTATGAAAACAG CTGGAATAAACTGACCGAGAGATTCTTCAAAAACTCTCCCTGGCCAGAAGCAGAAGCTATTGCCTCCATATGTCGAAATG ATGCCGTCTTTCTTATTCTATACAAGGAGCTCTACTACAGGCATATTTATGCTAAAGTTAGC GGTGGACCTACATTGGAACAGAGGTTTGAATCTTACTACAATTACTGCAATCTGTTCAACTACATTCTCA ATGCCGATGGTCCTGTTCCCCTAGAACTCCCCAATCAGTGGCTATGGGACATCATTGATGAGTTCATTTACCAG TTCCAATCTTTCAGTCAGTACCGCTGTAAAACAGCCAAGAAGTCAGACGAGGAGATTGAATTCCTGCGGTCGAATCCGAAGATCTGGAATGTTCACAGTGTCCTCAACGTCTTGCATTCCCTAGTGGATAAATCTAACATTAACCGTCAGCTAGAAGTCTACACCAGTGGAG GAGACCCTGAGAGTGTTGCTGGGGAGTATGGTCGTCACTCCCTGTATAAGATGCTGGGTTATTTCAGCTTGGTGGGCCTCCTGCGTCTCCATTCACTGCTTGGGGATTACTATCAGGCCATTAAAGTGCTTGAGAACATCGAACTCAATAAAAAG AGTATGTACTCACGGGTGCCAGAATGTCAAGTCACGACCTATTACTACGTGGGCTTTGCCTATTTGATGATGCGCCGTTACCAGGATTCGATCCGCGTGTTTGCCAATATCTTGTTGTACATCCAGAGAACCAAGAACATGTTTCAGCGCTCAACCTACAAATACGAAATG ATAAACAAGCAGAATGAACAGATGCACAGTCTGTTGGCAATCGCTTTGACCCTATACCCAATGAGAATCGACGAGAGCATCCACACCCAGCTGCGAGAGAAGTATGGGGACAAGATGCTGCGTATGCAGAAAGG AGAGATGCAGATATTTGAGGAGCTATTCAGTTTTGCCTGTCCCAAGTTCTTGTCACCAGTGGTACCAAATTATGAGTCACTCCATGCCAACTATCACAAGGAGCCGTTCCTGCAGCAACTGAAAGTGTTTATGGACGAGGTACAGCAGCAGGCGGTACTTTCCACCATCCGGAG TTTCCTGAAGTTGTACACCACAATGCCTGTCATCAAGCTAGCTGGATTCCTAGACATGACGGAGCAGGAATTTCGCATCAACCTCCTGGTCTTCAAGCACAAGATGAAGAACCTGGTATGGACAAGTGGGATTTCGGCCCTCGATGGTGAATTTCAGTCTGCTTCTGAGGTGGACTTCTATATTGACAAG GACATGATCCACATTGCAGATACCAAAGTGGCTAGGCGATACGGAGACTTCTTCATCAGGCAGATTCACAAGTTTGAGGAG CTCAACCGAAGCCTGAAGAAAATCAACCCACGATAA